The genomic segment TTTCGATCATCCATCTCGATCAGTTGGAATTTTTCGTTCAATGAAATTTCACTATTTTTTGTTGCAAGATCCAACATGTCTTTTTTACGCCCTTGAATCGGTACCTTGACTGGTATTTCTAGCACCTCAGATAAAATTTTAGTATCTAAACCACTCGGAACTAAGATTTCTTTTGGCAACAAATGGTTTGCCTCTTGATAAAATTGCACAATGTAAGAGGCCAATTCTTCTTGGGGTGTATCATAACACGGGAAGATAGTTGCTTCACGTTTAATTAACGTAGCTTGTCGAATAAAGAATACTTGAATAGAGATCCATCCTTTATTCATATAAAAACTAAACACATCTCTTGTAGTGAAATCATTGGTAATAATATTTTGCCTTTCTACTGTTGTTTCAATGTATTGAATTTGATTACGGTATTCTGCTGCTCGTTCAAAAGCCAGCTCATCAGCTGCTTGCATCATTTTGCTTTTCAATATTTTTTTTATTTCTTTTACATCACCGTTTAAAAAACGTCTAATTTTATCTATTTGAGCATCGTACTCTTCTTGAGGAACTTCATGATCGCAAGGTCCGATACATTGTCCGAGATGATAGTATAAACAAGCCCTTTTCTGGTGCCCGTTACATTTTCTTAAAGGATATACTTTTTGGATAAACTGCTGTGTTTCACTTGCTGCATAGACATTAGGATACGGGCCAAAGTAATGCCCGCCATCTCTTTTTACTTCAGAAGTAATAATTAATTGAGGGTCTTTTTCATTTGTGATCTTCAAATAAGGGTAACTGGTTCCTTGTTTTAATTTAATATTGTATTTTGGTTGGTGTTTTTTGATCAGTGTAATCTCAAGGAGCAAACACTCTTTATCTGTTGACGTAATAATGGTTTCAAAGTCCACTATTTCTTCAACCAACAATTGAGTTTTCCCTTCATGTGTTCCTCTAAAGTAAGAACGAACCCGATTTTTTAAATTTTTAGCTTTTCCAATATAAATGATTTCTTTTTCTTTATTTTTCATCAAATAGCATCCTGGCAAATCAGGAAGCAACATCAATTTATTATTAATATGAGTACTTACCATATTCATGATTCCCCTTATAGTCATTCATTACTTTTAATTTTACTTATTCGTTTATTCGTTTGGCTCTATAATTTTTGATGTTGATAGATTAGATAAATTGATTACGAGATATTTCTGGAGGAATAAGGGTTGCTTGTAGTCCTATCTAAGGATTAAAAGTCTGAAAATTACAAGTTTCAGACGGTCACATGGCTTTCCACAAGCAAATCCGTCTATTCCAGAAGAAATTTTATTTTGTTGTACCAACACCAATTACCAAATAAGCACTTATTTAACCTTATTTAGTTTACCACTAAACAGCAAAACAACGACAGAAATTACTCTCCGTCGCTGTTTTTCTATTTATTATTTTTTTGAAGAACTAAACAAGAACCAATTATTAAACGTACTATAATCTGAATAGCCTACTGCAATCTCTTTATAAGAAAATAATTTTCCAAGCTGATGCTCACCAGATTTGTATTTTAATTCGATATCTTGTGCAATTTCTTGGTATAATTCTTCTATTTGTTCATCATTAAGTTCACCATATTTATTTTCCCATGCCTCTAAAAAAGTATCCTCATCTTTATCAAGATAAAAATCAATTTCTGCTTGTTCTGTCATTTGATTCACCTTTTTCTAAAAAGCTCTTAATTTAAAATTGTGATCGTAATTGTTTTTCTTCCAAAGTTATTGGCTTGTTGAACACTTGAAAAATGTACATCGATTTTATTTCCTTTTATTGCTCCACCAGTGTCACCAGCGATAAAAGTTCCATAACCAGGGACTTCAACGATAGATCCTAAAGGAATGACACGAGGATCTACTGCAATAACCATAGGGTTGCTTTCTAAATTAATTCCAGTAGCAGTATGTGTACTTAAATTAGCTTCTTTTGTAGAGTACCCTGTTGCGGATACAACCATTGTTTTTCCTTTTGAAGCTGTTTCAGTAGATTTAGTCGTTTCAGCTTCAACTGTTGTACTTTGTTTTTCAGGCTCTGCTTGCTCATTTGAAGCTGTCGTTTTAGTTACTGTTGCTTCATTTTCTGAAGTTTTTACAAGAGTTGCGGCAGTTTTTTCTTTTGCTGCTTTTTCAGCCGCTATTTTTTCTTCTTCCGCCTTAGCTTCTGCAAGTCTTGTTTCTTCTGTTGCACGTTGTTCATCTAATTCATTTAAAATCTCTTGATTTTCATCCATTGTTTTTTGTAGATTTGCTATTTGTGTATCTAATTCTGCTTTTTGTTCTTTAGCTTCTTCTGTTTGATTTTCTAATAATGCCAAATCATTTTTCAATTCTGCTTGTAATTCAGCTAATTCTGCTCTTTCATTCTCTGCTAATTCCAACTGATCATTTCCGGCTGATTGTAAAGTAACTAAAACATACGCACGATTAAAGAAATCTGTTATACTTTCAGATTCAAATAATGACAATACGACGTTTTGATTTACTTCTGTTGTTTGCATAGATAAGATACGTTCTTTTGCTTGATCCAAACGCTCTTTAACAACTTCTTCTTGTTCTGATATTGTTTCGTTTGTTGCTTGAACAGTTTCATTTAGCACTTCAATTTGAGTAGTTAATTCTCCTAGCTCACTATTTTTTTCATTCACCTTTGTTAATGCTTTATTGATTTGACTATCCATTTCTGCCATTTCTTTTTCTTTTGTATTTTGTTGCGATTCAATTTCATCTAATGTCGCTGCGAAACTAACCGTTGGCACAACGTTAACCAATAATAAAGCCATCATAAGGCTGGAAACTAGCTTTTTAATTCTCACAAATTGACAACACCCTTCTTTTTGACTTATAAGCTCTTCAATGATTATAACGAAAAAGATGTCTCACTATATTTCTTTACGATTACTTTTTGTTACAAAACCTTTTTATAGTATGCTAAAATTGTAATAATCGTATTAGGAGGCCAAAAAATGTCAAAAAAAATCTATTTTGCTAGCCCACTATTTTCAGAGATGGAAAGAGTTTATAATGAAAATCTTGTACAAAGTATTCGTGTAACGTACCCTGATGTTGAAATTTATGTCCCTCAAGAGCAAGGTGAAATCAATGACAAAAATGCTTATGCTGATTCTGTTGCTATTGCTAAATATGATACAGATGCCTTATTAGACAGCGAATTAATGGTTGCAGTTTTAGATGGCTCAACTATTGATGTTGGAGTTGCTACCGAAATTGGGGTCGCTTATCAAGCTGGAATTCCTATTATTGGTTTATACACGGATTCACGTCAACAAGGCGCTGAAAACAAACAAAAATTAGCCGCTTTACAAGAAGTTGCAGAATCTCAATTCTCATATATCAATCTTTACACTGTTGGCATTATAAAAATGAATGGAGCTATTTACAGTACTTCAAAAGACTTTATTACAGCTATTAACGATTATTTGTAATATTTCTACAACAAAAGAGCAATGGAAACGTGTCGTTTCCATTGCTCTTTTGTATTTTTTGTTTCGTTATCTTCTATTATATAGCATACACTTTACAGGCTACGAGGAGTTGGCTTAGTAAACCAACTGATCAACAATCCAACTACAAAACCAATTGTAGCTGGTAAAATCCATCCCATCCCAATAGAGAATAAAGGAAGATATTCCGTACAAAATGCTAAGAACGTTTTTACTCCGCTAACACCTTGAATATCTTTAGGCAATGCTTTGAATAGATCCGCCACACTTACCACAAGAGTAAATAATGTTGTTGTGACATAGACAACTTGTCGATCTTTGAACAACGGTGATAATAATGCTAATAAAATCAACGTAATGGCTAGAGGGTACAAAAACATTAATACAGGTAATGAGTATGCAATAATGTTTGTTAATCCAACATTAGCAACTAATGTTGTCAATACACTAAAAACAACGACATACGCTTTATAACTGATCGTGCGAGGAAACATTTCTTTAAACGTTTCTGCACAGGCTGTTATTAAACCAATAGCTGTTTTTAAACAAGCAATCGTTACAATTACAGCTAACAATACACTCCCAAATGATCCGAAGTAATATTGGGAAATCTGTGTTAAAGCGATTCCGCCATTTTTTGAAATTGGAAACTGTCCAACGCTCATTGTCCCTAAATAAGAAAGACTAGCGTAGATGATTCCCATTAAAATGATGCTGATCAATCCAGATTTAATGGTATCTTTTGCGATCTCACTTGGTTTAGTCACACCTAAGCTTTTAATGGTTTGAACCACGACTATCCCAAATGCAAGAGATGCTAATGCATCCATCGTGTTGTAACCTTCAAGAAAACCACTAACAAAAGGCTCATTGATGTAATTACCAGTAACTGGTATTTCAGCGATTCCTCCCATTGGACGAATAAATGCCGTTACAATTAAGACACCTAAAAAAACTAAGAAAATAGGATTTAATACTTTCCCAACATAGACCAAAATCTTTGTCGGTTTTAAAGAAAGAAATAATGCTGCTCCATAAAATAAAATAGAAAAAATTGCTAACCCTATTGTTTGATATTCTGGATTGATATAAGGT from the Carnobacterium inhibens subsp. inhibens DSM 13024 genome contains:
- the uvrC gene encoding excinuclease ABC subunit UvrC, encoding MVSTHINNKLMLLPDLPGCYLMKNKEKEIIYIGKAKNLKNRVRSYFRGTHEGKTQLLVEEIVDFETIITSTDKECLLLEITLIKKHQPKYNIKLKQGTSYPYLKITNEKDPQLIITSEVKRDGGHYFGPYPNVYAASETQQFIQKVYPLRKCNGHQKRACLYYHLGQCIGPCDHEVPQEEYDAQIDKIRRFLNGDVKEIKKILKSKMMQAADELAFERAAEYRNQIQYIETTVERQNIITNDFTTRDVFSFYMNKGWISIQVFFIRQATLIKREATIFPCYDTPQEELASYIVQFYQEANHLLPKEILVPSGLDTKILSEVLEIPVKVPIQGRKKDMLDLATKNSEISLNEKFQLIEMDDRKTVGAMKELSEALNLPLIKRIEAFDHSNIQGTNPVSAMVSFLDGKPDKSNYRKYKIKSVTGSNELATTEEVIRRRYERLLKEGKPLPDLILMDGGKIQVNGAINILENELGLSIPVAGMVKDEKHRTSSLIFGEDLQRVPLKPTSQAFYLVQRIQDEVHRFAITFHRQLRGKNSLSSKLDRIEGVGPKTRTKILKHFKSVKKVKDASVEEIKGLGIPLKTAVKIKEGLE
- a CDS encoding 3D domain-containing protein, with amino-acid sequence MRIKKLVSSLMMALLLVNVVPTVSFAATLDEIESQQNTKEKEMAEMDSQINKALTKVNEKNSELGELTTQIEVLNETVQATNETISEQEEVVKERLDQAKERILSMQTTEVNQNVVLSLFESESITDFFNRAYVLVTLQSAGNDQLELAENERAELAELQAELKNDLALLENQTEEAKEQKAELDTQIANLQKTMDENQEILNELDEQRATEETRLAEAKAEEEKIAAEKAAKEKTAATLVKTSENEATVTKTTASNEQAEPEKQSTTVEAETTKSTETASKGKTMVVSATGYSTKEANLSTHTATGINLESNPMVIAVDPRVIPLGSIVEVPGYGTFIAGDTGGAIKGNKIDVHFSSVQQANNFGRKTITITILN
- a CDS encoding nucleoside 2-deoxyribosyltransferase, which codes for MSKKIYFASPLFSEMERVYNENLVQSIRVTYPDVEIYVPQEQGEINDKNAYADSVAIAKYDTDALLDSELMVAVLDGSTIDVGVATEIGVAYQAGIPIIGLYTDSRQQGAENKQKLAALQEVAESQFSYINLYTVGIIKMNGAIYSTSKDFITAINDYL
- the brnQ gene encoding branched-chain amino acid transport system II carrier protein, encoding MKKGLTLSSYLYIGSMLFGLFFGAGNLIFPVHMGQVAGANVSWATLGFLVTGIGLPFLGVIAIGISKSNGLFDLASRIHPLYGYFMTVALYLTIGPFFALPRLSTVSYEIGLTPYINPEYQTIGLAIFSILFYGAALFLSLKPTKILVYVGKVLNPIFLVFLGVLIVTAFIRPMGGIAEIPVTGNYINEPFVSGFLEGYNTMDALASLAFGIVVVQTIKSLGVTKPSEIAKDTIKSGLISIILMGIIYASLSYLGTMSVGQFPISKNGGIALTQISQYYFGSFGSVLLAVIVTIACLKTAIGLITACAETFKEMFPRTISYKAYVVVFSVLTTLVANVGLTNIIAYSLPVLMFLYPLAITLILLALLSPLFKDRQVVYVTTTLFTLVVSVADLFKALPKDIQGVSGVKTFLAFCTEYLPLFSIGMGWILPATIGFVVGLLISWFTKPTPRSL